A stretch of Candidatus Bathyarchaeota archaeon DNA encodes these proteins:
- a CDS encoding zinc finger HIT domain-containing protein, translating into MTVLCEVCGRFEARYVCRECGARVCPMCFDQSTLLCVNCLHREELAKQESYTETEFPIGFKLILAGFVLTFIGILTIVLATLASNRIGDISFVILLLPIPLGVVVGPYGWLLLIVALILTAVLMFLIVRLGKRLRLP; encoded by the coding sequence ATGACTGTTCTATGCGAAGTCTGCGGTCGGTTCGAGGCTAGGTACGTATGTCGGGAATGCGGGGCTAGGGTATGCCCCATGTGCTTCGACCAGTCTACGCTGCTTTGTGTAAACTGTTTACACAGAGAGGAGCTGGCAAAACAGGAAAGCTACACTGAGACGGAGTTTCCTATAGGGTTTAAGCTTATCCTCGCGGGGTTCGTATTAACGTTTATAGGCATACTAACCATCGTTTTAGCTACTCTAGCGAGCAATAGGATAGGTGACATAAGCTTTGTGATCCTTCTTCTTCCAATACCCTTGGGCGTCGTAGTAGGCCCCTATGGCTGGCTTCTCCTTATAGTGGCGTTGATTTTAACAGCGGTCCTCATGTTTCTGATCGTTAGGTTGGGGAAACGTTTAAGACTACCATAA
- a CDS encoding DUF47 family protein: MARGGLLASWLTKRRRSKSIDLAYRQMKNSVETVNELKRCLSAVIGERLPEARKSIERLFLMEADIDELRRRVFAELSREEEASKFREDLMRLVWGLDVMADHIKDSARNLLILLDENVSPDLWGKYLKLVEDLVSCAQALLKAIETLAGRGREAIRYIEEVDRFEERIDEQYLAIRKTLIKSEDLKPGVLMALRDLLEFLERAADMCADTADYVRLLLV, from the coding sequence TTGGCTAGAGGCGGCTTACTCGCAAGCTGGCTCACTAAGAGGAGACGTAGTAAGAGTATAGACCTTGCGTACAGGCAGATGAAGAACTCAGTCGAGACCGTTAACGAACTCAAGAGGTGTCTCTCCGCTGTTATAGGGGAGAGGCTTCCTGAAGCTAGAAAAAGCATCGAGAGGCTTTTCCTTATGGAAGCAGACATAGACGAGCTTAGGAGAAGGGTTTTCGCCGAGCTTTCTAGAGAGGAGGAAGCGTCCAAGTTTAGGGAAGACCTGATGCGTCTCGTCTGGGGCTTAGACGTCATGGCGGACCACATTAAAGACTCTGCCAGAAACCTTCTCATACTCCTAGACGAGAACGTTTCTCCAGACCTTTGGGGTAAATATCTTAAGCTCGTGGAGGACCTAGTTTCCTGTGCTCAAGCACTTCTTAAGGCCATAGAGACACTCGCCGGTAGGGGAAGAGAAGCTATACGGTATATCGAAGAAGTCGATAGATTTGAAGAACGCATAGATGAGCAGTATTTAGCGATCAGAAAGACGCTTATCAAGTCTGAGGATCTAAAACCTGGCGTACTCATGGCTCTGAGGGACCTACTCGAATTCCTCGAAAGAGCCGCAGATATGTGTGCAGACACGGCGGATTACGTTAGGCTTCTCTTAGTTTAG
- the nucS gene encoding endonuclease NucS produces MTGFIVQNPTLEQCLKVVKMGIGARRLLIMLGELRVDYFGRGSSELDYGERLLIVKGDGSLLVHRPTNVEPVNWQPPGSLYRAYVKRGLLVLEAYRKRPEERVRVTFRRVSLVGVYHLKDEAEFKLYTAEEIMKKAFIKRPDLVEKGLRVVMEEKRLRAGLVDCFCVDSSNRPVVVEFKKDRASVEAVEQLSRYVDELRRGNPEVRGILVAPSITRKALERARSLNLEYRRLDVRRCIRVLESIGESVKPLEYFEG; encoded by the coding sequence TTGACAGGGTTCATAGTTCAAAACCCGACTTTAGAGCAATGCTTAAAAGTCGTCAAGATGGGGATCGGAGCTAGAAGGCTTCTCATTATGCTCGGAGAGCTACGCGTAGACTACTTCGGTAGAGGGAGTTCTGAGCTTGATTATGGAGAGAGGCTTCTCATAGTTAAAGGTGACGGGTCTCTTCTGGTACATAGGCCGACGAACGTCGAGCCTGTGAACTGGCAGCCTCCTGGAAGCCTATATAGGGCTTACGTCAAGAGGGGTTTACTCGTCCTAGAGGCTTACCGCAAAAGACCTGAGGAGAGGGTGAGAGTAACGTTCAGACGGGTTTCCCTAGTCGGCGTCTACCATCTTAAAGATGAAGCTGAATTCAAACTCTACACAGCCGAGGAGATCATGAAGAAGGCTTTCATAAAGAGACCTGACCTTGTGGAGAAAGGGCTTAGGGTAGTTATGGAAGAGAAGAGGCTTAGGGCCGGTCTGGTGGACTGTTTCTGTGTGGATTCGTCGAACAGGCCGGTGGTCGTCGAGTTCAAAAAGGACAGAGCCAGCGTTGAAGCAGTCGAGCAGCTTTCGAGATATGTCGATGAGCTTAGGAGGGGAAACCCCGAGGTCAGAGGAATACTCGTGGCGCCATCGATAACCAGGAAAGCTCTCGAAAGAGCTAGGTCTCTGAACCTCGAATACCGCAGGCTCGACGTTCGGAGATGCATAAGGGTTTTAGAGTCCATAGGAGAATCTGTTAAGCCCCTCGAATACTTCGAGGGCTAA
- a CDS encoding DUF131 domain-containing protein — MGVYGLDPVTLGLVMVVIGVALVFIGIVAEFLRSVRGGTKVKVGGAVLIGPFPIVFGDRELVKYSFILLLVLVVLTIIFMVIPGVLR; from the coding sequence ATGGGGGTTTACGGCTTAGACCCTGTGACGTTGGGTTTGGTTATGGTAGTAATCGGAGTAGCCTTAGTTTTCATAGGTATTGTGGCGGAGTTTCTTAGAAGCGTTAGAGGAGGTACCAAGGTTAAAGTCGGGGGAGCCGTTTTAATAGGACCTTTTCCGATAGTTTTCGGAGATAGGGAGCTTGTGAAGTACTCTTTCATACTTCTATTGGTCTTAGTCGTTTTAACTATAATATTTATGGTGATCCCGGGTGTCTTGAGATGA
- a CDS encoding isoleucine--tRNA ligase — protein MYVGLLPKRYEPKKVEEEIFRWWKENRIYEKVKRSSENGEKFYFLDGPPYVTSSIHLGTAWNKVIKDSVLRYKRMRGLKVRDRPGFDMHGLPIEVMVEKSLGIRSKKEIEEHIGIDNFVEECKKFALRNLRILTKQFKNLGVWMDWENPYMTIKDEYIEAVWLVIKRAEELGLLENTLRVTHWCPRCETALAAGYEVSQEYRDVEDPSIYVKFPVEGREGEYLLIWTTTPWTLPANVAVMAHPNYRYAKVKVEDEVYILAEERVDPVFEETGLSYEILETFEGSKLEGLRYKPPLAEEVPVQRNLKDAHKVVLSEEYVYLTEGTGLVHSAPGHGEEDFEVGMRYGLPVVSPVDEAGRFTDEAGKYAGLYVKDADPLIIEDLRRKGLLLYSGTVVHRYPHCWRCKTPLLLRATRQWVIRMSRLRDLLLKENSKVKWIPEWAGKNRFGNWLRGISDWVISRQRYWGVPLPIWICRKCGKRRVIGSKRELLEASKGKDVKLHRPWVDKVVLRCECGGEMRRVLDVVDVWMDSGSASWASLGYPSSDKGLKEWYPVDFVVEGHDQTRGWFYSLLACGILVFGSAPYKSVAMHGFVLDETGREMHKSWGNYIAPEEVIEKFGRDILRFYELQHTLWEDLRFSWKGVKETLSFMNILWNVYVFASTYMNLDKFNPSKWSLEKVKGHMKPEDLWILSRTQRLIESVTESFESYHIHEAVRMLRDFMVEDVSRWYIRLIRRKTWIEEEDPEKLASYSVLYNVLKTFLILAAPVIPFITEKIYQHVFRPAEPNLPESIHMNRWPKPDPMWKNPTLEEAMEVAREVVEASAKVRQRAGLKLRQPVKRLYLRIPEALAEKLKPLTDVLKEQVNVKEVLLLKSDEEKTLWVEKATPNMSAVGREFRSKAPLVAEAIKGLTPNQLKELRESGRCILEVEGEVFEVRPEHVSVEKTLREGLAYTEFSHGFLYLDTRIDKALQAEGLGRDVVRRVQYMRKEMDLPVDAYVEVYVKAPNVESLNLLETMRDYIAGEVRAKRLVLTTEEIPKTEYRKEWDLEDGKYLIGINRLR, from the coding sequence ATGTATGTAGGTCTTCTACCTAAACGCTATGAACCTAAAAAAGTTGAGGAGGAGATCTTCCGTTGGTGGAAGGAAAATAGGATATATGAGAAGGTCAAAAGGTCTTCTGAAAACGGTGAGAAGTTCTATTTCTTAGACGGACCGCCTTACGTCACTAGCTCCATACACCTCGGGACGGCATGGAATAAGGTGATCAAGGATAGTGTGCTTCGGTATAAACGGATGAGAGGCTTAAAGGTCAGGGACAGACCAGGCTTCGATATGCATGGGCTGCCGATAGAGGTTATGGTCGAGAAGTCCCTTGGAATAAGGAGCAAGAAGGAGATAGAGGAGCATATCGGCATAGATAATTTCGTCGAGGAGTGTAAAAAATTCGCCCTCAGAAACCTCCGGATCCTCACTAAGCAGTTTAAGAACCTAGGCGTTTGGATGGATTGGGAAAACCCCTACATGACGATCAAGGATGAATACATAGAGGCCGTGTGGCTCGTCATCAAGAGGGCTGAGGAGCTAGGTCTACTAGAGAACACGCTAAGAGTTACCCATTGGTGTCCTAGGTGTGAGACCGCTTTAGCCGCCGGTTATGAGGTTTCGCAGGAGTATAGGGATGTAGAGGACCCGTCGATATACGTGAAGTTCCCGGTTGAAGGTAGGGAGGGAGAGTATCTCCTCATATGGACTACAACGCCTTGGACCCTACCCGCTAACGTAGCCGTCATGGCGCATCCAAATTATAGATATGCGAAGGTTAAGGTCGAGGATGAAGTCTACATCCTGGCCGAGGAACGGGTCGACCCGGTTTTTGAAGAAACTGGTCTCAGCTACGAGATTTTAGAGACGTTTGAAGGTAGTAAGCTTGAGGGGTTGCGGTATAAGCCTCCGTTAGCCGAAGAGGTACCGGTTCAGAGGAACCTTAAAGATGCCCATAAGGTTGTCCTATCTGAGGAATACGTGTATTTGACCGAGGGAACAGGCCTCGTCCATTCGGCTCCCGGTCATGGTGAGGAGGACTTCGAGGTAGGTATGCGCTACGGTTTACCGGTGGTTTCGCCTGTAGATGAGGCAGGTAGGTTCACGGATGAGGCTGGTAAATACGCGGGTCTTTACGTGAAAGACGCAGACCCATTGATAATCGAGGACCTACGTAGGAAAGGGCTTCTACTCTACAGCGGAACAGTAGTTCACAGGTATCCACACTGTTGGAGGTGCAAAACCCCTCTACTGCTAAGAGCTACTAGGCAATGGGTCATAAGGATGAGTAGGCTCAGAGACCTTTTGCTTAAAGAGAACAGTAAGGTGAAGTGGATACCTGAGTGGGCAGGTAAGAATAGGTTCGGAAACTGGCTTAGGGGTATATCGGACTGGGTGATCTCCCGGCAGAGATACTGGGGGGTTCCACTGCCGATATGGATATGCCGCAAATGTGGTAAGCGTAGGGTCATAGGCTCTAAGAGGGAACTTCTCGAAGCGTCTAAGGGGAAGGATGTCAAGCTTCATAGACCATGGGTCGATAAAGTCGTTTTAAGATGCGAATGCGGAGGAGAAATGCGTAGGGTTCTGGATGTCGTTGATGTCTGGATGGATTCCGGGTCGGCGTCCTGGGCGTCGCTCGGATACCCGTCTAGCGATAAAGGGCTTAAGGAATGGTATCCAGTGGACTTCGTGGTCGAGGGTCATGACCAGACAAGGGGATGGTTCTACTCGCTACTGGCGTGCGGTATTCTGGTTTTCGGCTCGGCGCCTTATAAGTCTGTGGCAATGCATGGATTCGTGCTAGATGAAACCGGTAGAGAGATGCATAAGTCTTGGGGCAACTACATAGCCCCGGAGGAGGTTATAGAGAAGTTTGGCAGAGACATCCTAAGGTTTTACGAGCTTCAGCATACCCTATGGGAAGACCTGAGGTTCTCTTGGAAAGGTGTTAAGGAGACCTTGTCTTTCATGAATATTCTTTGGAACGTTTACGTGTTCGCATCGACCTACATGAATTTAGATAAGTTTAACCCATCGAAATGGAGCTTGGAGAAGGTTAAGGGCCATATGAAGCCTGAAGACCTATGGATTCTCTCCAGAACGCAGCGTTTAATCGAGAGCGTTACTGAGAGCTTCGAGAGTTACCATATCCACGAAGCCGTTAGGATGCTTAGAGATTTCATGGTCGAAGATGTGAGTAGATGGTACATCAGACTTATACGCCGTAAGACGTGGATAGAGGAGGAAGACCCTGAGAAACTCGCATCCTACAGCGTTCTATATAATGTGCTTAAGACGTTCCTTATACTCGCGGCTCCCGTCATACCGTTTATAACTGAAAAGATCTACCAGCACGTCTTCAGACCCGCGGAGCCGAACCTACCCGAGAGCATACACATGAACAGGTGGCCTAAGCCCGACCCTATGTGGAAGAATCCGACTCTGGAGGAGGCTATGGAAGTCGCTAGGGAGGTAGTCGAGGCTTCTGCTAAGGTTAGACAGAGGGCTGGGTTAAAGCTTAGACAACCTGTTAAAAGGCTATATCTGCGTATTCCTGAAGCGTTAGCCGAGAAGCTTAAACCCTTGACAGACGTGCTTAAGGAGCAAGTTAACGTTAAAGAGGTTTTGCTTCTCAAGTCTGACGAGGAGAAGACGCTATGGGTGGAGAAAGCCACGCCTAATATGTCTGCTGTGGGAAGGGAATTTAGGTCTAAAGCTCCCTTAGTGGCGGAGGCTATAAAGGGTCTAACTCCGAACCAGCTTAAAGAGCTCAGGGAATCGGGTAGGTGCATACTCGAGGTCGAAGGAGAGGTCTTCGAGGTCAGACCTGAACACGTATCTGTAGAGAAGACGCTCAGGGAGGGTTTGGCCTACACCGAGTTTAGCCACGGTTTTCTGTATCTAGACACGAGGATAGACAAGGCTCTACAGGCCGAGGGGTTGGGTAGAGACGTCGTCAGGAGGGTGCAGTATATGCGTAAGGAGATGGATCTTCCGGTGGATGCATACGTAGAGGTTTACGTTAAAGCTCCTAACGTGGAGTCTTTGAACCTCTTGGAAACCATGAGGGATTACATAGCGGGTGAGGTGCGAGCTAAGAGGCTTGTACTGACGACGGAGGAGATACCGAAGACAGAGTATCGTAAAGAGTGGGACTTGGAAGACGGGAAGTACCTCATAGGAATAAACAGACTTAGGTAA